A region of Solanum dulcamara chromosome 7, daSolDulc1.2, whole genome shotgun sequence DNA encodes the following proteins:
- the LOC129895907 gene encoding uncharacterized protein LOC129895907 produces NNNNNNNNNNNNNNNNNNNNNNNNNNNNNNNNNNNNKNNNNNNNNNNKNNNNNNNNNNNNNNNNNNNNNNNNNNNNNNNNNKNNNNNNNNNNNNNNNNNNNNNNNNNNKNKNKNNKNKNKNNNNNNNKNNNKNNNNNNNNNNNNNNNNNNNNNNNNNKKKKKNKNKNKNKNKNNNNNNNKNNNNNNNNNNNNNNNKNNNNNNNNNNNNNNNNNNNNNNKNNNNNNNNNNNNNNNNNNNNNNNNNNNNNNNNNNNNNNKNNNNNNNNKKKKKNNNNNNNNNNNNNKKKKKNNNNKNNNNKNNNNNNNNNNNYNNNKKKKKKKKKKNNNNNNNKNNNNNNNNNNNNNNKNNNNNNNNNNNNNNNNNNNNNNKNNNNNNNNNHHHHHHHHHHHNNNNNNNNNNNNNNNNNNNNNNNNNNNNNNNKNNNNNKNNNNNNKNKNNNNNNNNNNNNNNNNNNNNNNNNNNNNNNNNNNNNNNNNNNNNNNNNNNNNNNNNNNNNNNNNNNNNSNNNNNNNNNKNNINNNNNKNNN; encoded by the coding sequence aacaataacaataacaataacaataacaataacaataacaataacaataacaataacaataacaataacaataacaataataataataacaacaacaacaataacaataagaataacaacaacaacaacaacaacaacaataaaaataataacaataataataataataacaataataacaacaacaacaacaataataataataataataataataataataataacaataataacaataataagaataataacaataataataataacaataataataataataataataataataataataataataataataataataataagaataagaataagaataataagaataagaataagaataacaacaataataacaataagaataacaacaagaataacaacaacaacaacaacaacaacaacaacaacaataataataataataataataataataataataataataagaagaagaagaagaataagaataagaataagaataagaataagaataacaacaataataacaataagaataacaacaacaacaacaataataataataataataataacaataagaacaacaacaacaacaacaacaataataataataataataataataataacaataacaataacaataagaataacaacaacaacaacaacaacaacaacaacaacaacaacaataataataataataataataataataacaacaacaacaacaacaacaacaataataataataataacaataagaataacaacaacaacaataataataagaagaagaagaagaacaacaacaacaacaacaacaataataataataataataagaagaagaagaagaataataacaacaagaataataataataagaataataataataataataataataataataattataataataataagaagaagaagaagaagaagaagaagaagaataacaacaataataacaacaagaataacaacaacaacaacaacaataataataataataacaataagaataacaacaacaacaacaacaacaacaacaacaataataataataataataataataataacaataagaataacaacaacaacaacaacaataatcatcatcatcatcatcatcatcatcatcatcataataataataataataataataacaataataataataacaataataacaataacaataataacaataacaataacaataacaataataacaataagaataacaataataataaaaacaataataacaataataagaataaaaataataacaataataataacaataacaataacaataacaataacaataacaataacaataacaataacaataacaataacaataacaataacaataacaataacaataacaataacaataacaataataataataataacaataataataacaataataataacaacaataataataataataacaataacaataataacaatagcaataataacaataataacaataacaataagaataatatcaataataataacaataagaataataac